The Fusarium fujikuroi IMI 58289 draft genome, chromosome FFUJ_chr05 DNA segment AAGGGGGAAGCATGTGCTTGCATCACGATCGCGATACTGAACCGAGCTGGCGACCTCGATACGTCCAAGTCAGGTTTAATGAAGTTGAGCTAATGGTAAGTCCCATTTGATCGTGACCGTCGAGGGCTGTAACAGTACTACCCCGTGGCTTTAGACGGAAGTCGGCCGGTGACTAATCAATCGGCCAAGCCTGTTTGTCACTGGCTGCTGGAGTGGACATTTTTCGCGAACAGACAGGTACAGCAACGtcagcttcaacttgtcTAATAGTGTTATCGCGTATGTCGCATCGCTTCAATTTTACTCAGAATACTACTCTTCAAACCGACAGTGATCGCCGAACCTCATCGGGGAAGACCGTCGACACAAACGATGGCAACTTACCCCAGGGATCATCCGTCCAATGCCAGCGCAAAACATGCACGCGACCTTATCTCTCCATCACGGAAGTGGTGTGCCGTCTTCCACACCATGACATCAACAGCTTAAACCCTTTCAATTCTACCCAGCCAACGTACCACAAATTGTCAGACGCACTGCCCTTTGTGGAATCGCTCCGGTCTCCCCATTGCGGCCCGACATGGGAATGAACCTTCTGGTGGGGGACTGGTCCGAAAGATATGGATCCTGGGGcataatataaaaaatttcctcccctcctcttctgtctgCGGTCGCTGCTCTGTCTCTAACCTGCTAGGAAATCACTATCGCATACAGACAATGTCTTGCTGACTCTCGATCGATATCCTGCATACCCATACCTATCCTCCTTAACGCGTGTGAATGCGGCTCCGAGGAGCCGTTTGCCCCAAGACGATTTAACAAGACCCCACTACCAAGTACTACTGCAAATCGACGCGGATGGCCGTTCCGTCTGCTCACGATCTCGATGAAGTCCTTCCGGGCACAAGACGTCTCTTCGCCGACGAGCACGCCAGCGTCGCTTCCGGCGATGCCAGTATCGAAAAGCATGGCGATGTCATCCTCGTTCCCCCTCCGACAAAGTCTCCCAATGATCCATTGAACTGGAGTCTTGCGCGCAAGACCTGGCATTCGTTTCTCGTGTGCTACATTGTCGCTTTGACCGCCGCCACCTCCAATGTCGCTGGTGCTGCGAGCACAGGTGTCAATGAGCAATACGGGATTAGTTACGATGTTTTCAATACGGGCGCTGGTGTGCTCTTTGTCGCGATCGGATACTGGACGCTTCTCAGCTCGCCTGCGACGCATCTTTACGGACGACGAATTCTATATTTGGTAGGCACGGTATGGGGTCTTATTGGCAACATTTGGTTCGGCCATTTGAAGACCACTGGCGACACGATTTGGTCTCAGCTCTTCGTCGGGGCTTCCGAATCTGTCGCCGAGGCGGTTGTCCAATTGTCTCTACTAGACATTTGGTTCGAGCACCAGAATGGTACTTCGCTGGGTATGTATACCCTTGCCACTACGGTCGGAACCTATGTTGGCCCTTTGATCGGAGGCCATTTGGCAGAGAATGTCGGCTGGCGCTGGATTGGCCACATGGGCGCAATTGCCTCTGGCTTTACCCTCGTCCTCTTTTACTTCGGTCTTGAGGAGACAGCCTTTGAGCGCAATCGCTACCTCAATCTCCACCAGACTGAGGAGCGCGACGCCAATCGCGGTAATGTTGAGGGTATTCCCGCGGCTACTGGCGACCATGTCGTTACCAAGGAtgccgaggagaagaacatgTCGCCTCCagttgacgaagaagctGCGATCTCTCGAACCGCATCTGCAGTGCGACGAGAGGAGGTCGAGCGCAACAGACTGGAGGCTGCGTTCGCGCGCAAGAAGTCTTACTGGCAGCGCATTGCTCTCATCACTCCAGCGTCCAACCTGCGTGGTTTGGGATTGACGCAGTATGTCCACCGCCTGTGGCACACGATGCgcatcttttcctttcccGCAGTTTGGTTCGCTGGTCTTCAGTGGGGAATGCAGAACATTGCATTGTCCTTCTACCTCACCGTTGAGGAGGATTATTGGGTGAACGAGCCGTACAACTACAGCGACTCTGCTGTCGCCAACATGAACATTCCTTGTCTGATTGGAAGTGTCATCGGCTGTTTCTACGGCGGATACTGCAGCGACAAGTTCATCCTCTGGAAGGCTAAGCGCAACAACGGCATCATGGAGGCCGAGTTCCGTCTCTACCTCATGGCCCTCTGCGTGATCATCTTCCCATTGGGTATGTGGCTGTTCGGTATCGGCTCAGCGCATGGTTGGGACTGGCCTGTTCCCTACGTCGCGCTGGGCTTTATCGGCTTCGGCTACGGTTGCGCTGGTGATCTGAGTATCACGTACCTAGCCGACAGCTATCCCGACATGGTTCTCGAGGGCATGGTTGGTGTCgctgtcatcaacaacaccctcGCCACTATCTTCACATTCGTGTGCAGCTACTGGATTGACACTGGTCTACAGAACACCTTCATCGAGCTTGGTATTCTTagcttcgtcatcatcatgtcgtCGCTGCCCATGGCTATTTGGGGCAAGGCGTCGCGTCGCTGGACTTTGGAGCGGTATGCCAACTTCTTGCGCATTCGCGATGGTATGGACGGTTGAAAGGAGAATAGGTATCATTCCTTTTCCTTGGGTAGACCGAGTGGTCTGAATCGACAGATTGTATTGATGATCGGAGTTATGGCTTGCTAATAGTTCAAGCTTACTCTCGTGTAACAAATTTGAGTCTAGGGCTCTTCGCTGAAGTGAAGCGTCATTATTTGTATTCTCCAGATATTGGGTTATGTATACTTCATGAGTATTGACCCCGTTAATTAACATTTTGCTGTATGAATCGTTGTCCTGCTGCTCAACGACTCCGTACCGCCAATCCACCTGTTGTTTGCAGACCCTATGCCATCCATTGCTTGCGAATATCTGCCGCAGAAGCAACACCTCATCAAGCACCCCCTGACACTGACTCAACCCTATCCTATCATCCCTCTATTCCGTGAAGCCTTATCCGTTCAGTATATCAGCCCCTCAGACGAGACCCTTAATCCAGCTAAATTCCCAATCCGGAACTCGTGGACCAAGACTTTAAATAGTCTCCCCCTTATTTTCCACTTCTATTCCCGAAATTATCACGAGGTCCGACAAACCCTCCAAAAGACCTTTTGACCTTCCCTTTCATGGATCTCAGCTTGTACTTAGTGCGATCTAGATCACCTGCTTAACAGCCCATGCCCCTTTGACGGTTGGGTCTGTGGCGTTTAGGATATCTGACTAGGAGCTGCCAACGGTGCGCTAGCTGTAGAAAACGTGGGAAATCGATGAATGATGGCGATAACCTCGTGGTGCTAGGtgttctttttattaaaaccGTTGAGCTTTCTTATCGGTGTGGTAGGGGCTTTCAGGGGGAGGACATGTTCGGAGTACAGTTGGGATGCAGCTGTGCCGAAGGGGTTGTTATATAAAGGGCACCATAACATcacatctcctcatcattcTCAGTACATTCTTCACTCAAATTTGCTACAAAATACAGAATCAAGCTTCCTAACTTTCTCTGCCAAAAACACCACAATCTTCATGATGAAGTTCACCCTCATCGCCGCTCTCATTGCCCCTGTCCTGGCCGTCAACGTTCCCAAGGAACTCCAGGAGCGCTCTGGCTGTGGTGATAACTGTGCCCGAGCCGTTGTTCCTGGCTTCCGTGGCCCTGCTGTCGTTGCTTCATACAAGGCCGAGTGTGAAGCCTATCTTCAGGTTACTACTACTCCTGATGCAAGGTAAGTTACAGGCACTTAATACTCATTGGGCCTTTGACTAATAACATCAAGCACTGTTTATGTAACCAAGTCTATTCCTACCTATGCTAGTGCTTGCTCTGGAGAGCCTCGCTATCTTACGGCTTGCTCTTGTGCTAGTGCCTCTGTTGTTACCGTTGCGGCGCCTACTCCCACCGTTACCAAGGTTGTCTATGTTTAACCTGTTTCCAGCCTACCGGGTTTCTTAGACCCCCAACACGGGATGTATTGCAGAGATAGGGCGGCATTGAGTTCGACATGATCAGGGTATCACTTGGATCCAAGGCGTCAGGGAGCTCGACGATTGGTAACATGTAGACACGAGATAGTTTATTAAGGTCTTGAATACAAGCTTTCGCAAATCGCTATTGAAGACTCGTGACCTCATATCTGGAAGATACATGTTCATAGTCAAGGCTGAATCTCACCTCTGTTCCCCACTGGAGCCCAAAATTTGGTGATGTACTATTTATGAAGTTCCACATAGTCTGGCCGCTATCTAAACTATCTGGGTACCTAGGTAACTATATGGTCCGGAAGTTGCGGGCTTAGTCAGTGTAGCGGTCAAGCTTAAGCATAAAGCTAAATTGACTAGTGAGGGGGTATAGATTTCACGATACATGGGAATGCTTCTGGGTTCTTCCACATTATAACAGCTGCGAACACAAGTGAAGGGGAAATCAATAAACGATCAATTTGGAAATGCCTTCAGATCTTCAGCTCTCGAAAGAAGATGCCGTGGCTTGGCTGGTTGAAGTAGGTGTATCTTTTGTATCTTTTGCACACTGAACGCTGTTGATATTGACACATTTCTCTTCACAGAACAACACTTATAGTGCCAAAATGGATGTAGACGTATGGCTTGATAAGTTCTATACAGAAGATGCCACAATCCAATACGCGAACAGCCCGGCGCGCTCCGTTATGGATGCTAGACAAGTAGACTGCACAAACCAGAATCTGTTTCCTTTGACATACTGATGGTATATCCAGATGTTCAAAGCTATATGGGCCAAGTTAGATGGATTAAAACATGATATTGTCCATGTTGGTAAGTTATTACACATCACTGGTTCTCCAACAACTTTCTCACAAACCTAGATTATGTGAGCCCCTGCATCTATCATCGTTGTGATGTTCGGTATCTTGTCAAGGGAGACGATCCCGAAACGCAAGAAATCAAAGTTCCAGCATTCGctacgatgttgatgaagagggacgatgatggaagctTAAAGTCGTATAAGATGGAGGTTTTCATAGATCCCTCCCCTGTTTTTCTTCGCATTTCCGAGAGAGGTCTATGAACCTTGAAAACTTTAGTATTTCTAGCAATAGGCAACTCGTTAGAATTGAATGAAGACTATCTGCAGGTAATTGTGCACTTTGTGATTGTTGTCCAAGATCCATCAACATTTAGGCGCTGGTAAGCCAATTCTTTCACAACCTTGTTATCAAAAGACAGGAAAAACGAACCATCATGCCCGTCAGCTGTCACAGACGTTGGAGCTTTATCTCCAGGCAGTGCAACAACCCTATTCGTTCGTTCACGAATATCAAAAGGTGCGCCTCGCTTGGTATCAACACGAACGTGATATTCATGCCCTCTCTTGTTGTTCAGAAAGTGCAAAATAGAGCATTTTGCGAACATCTTGATGGGATACGTGTTCTTTGGCAAAGGCTGATCAAGCGGTGTAAGACTCATGTGCAAAGCATCCTTACTCCCGAATTCAACAGCACTCGCATTGAGATGCAATCGAGTTGTGTAAATGGAACGATCACGGTCCGTGCTATTGCGGCCATGGTGCACATAAAACAGCTCAGAACCGATAGGTGTTTGATGCGTAACCTCCTGAGCACCGATTATCTTGC contains these protein-coding regions:
- a CDS encoding putative HOL1-like protein gives rise to the protein MAVPSAHDLDEVLPGTRRLFADEHASVASGDASIEKHGDVILVPPPTKSPNDPLNWSLARKTWHSFLVCYIVALTAATSNVAGAASTGVNEQYGISYDVFNTGAGVLFVAIGYWTLLSSPATHLYGRRILYLVGTVWGLIGNIWFGHLKTTGDTIWSQLFVGASESVAEAVVQLSLLDIWFEHQNGTSLGMYTLATTVGTYVGPLIGGHLAENVGWRWIGHMGAIASGFTLVLFYFGLEETAFERNRYLNLHQTEERDANRGNVEGIPAATGDHVVTKDAEEKNMSPPVDEEAAISRTASAVRREEVERNRLEAAFARKKSYWQRIALITPASNLRGLGLTQYVHRLWHTMRIFSFPAVWFAGLQWGMQNIALSFYLTVEEDYWVNEPYNYSDSAVANMNIPCLIGSVIGCFYGGYCSDKFILWKAKRNNGIMEAEFRLYLMALCVIIFPLGMWLFGIGSAHGWDWPVPYVALGFIGFGYGCAGDLSITYLADSYPDMVLEGMVGVAVINNTLATIFTFVCSYWIDTGLQNTFIELGILSFVIIMSSLPMAIWGKASRRWTLERYANFLRIRDGMDG